The genomic region TCTTAGTATTTGGACTCACCAAGCCTGTGGACGCTGTGTTGTGACTGGCTTGGTGCTGTGCAGCCTTGATCCGGGCCTGCAGGTGAGCCGGGGGGTGGAAGTACTTGCACTTGTCTCGGCTGCAGCGACCTTTAATGTAGTCCATGCAGACGATGACTGAGTTCTCACTGCAGTCCACCATGCCGGCCTCTAGAGGGTGAGCGTAGCGGCAGTCGCTCTCGCCCCGTGTGCAGTTACCTCGCTGGAATTCTCGACAAACCTGGGAGGACCAGCGGGAGCAGTGATCAACATTTTACCTTTCACCATACTTTGGTCAAACATAGGAACACAACAACTGTGTGCAGGCCGCATACCTCCAGCTTGTCTGTGCGCATATGTTTTTGTGCAGAGGTACCGTTGCCCATAGTTGCCAGGCCGGTGGGACTCCCATGGACCAGCAGGGGAGTATTGGGCAGCAGCTCAGACATTAAGCCCATGCCTGGGCCCATGTGGCTCAGATATGGACTGAACGCCATACTGGGACATGTTGCCAGGGAGGGTGTCATTGGGAATGTTGTCttaaggagggagagaaaggcaGAGACGCGACAGATAAAAACATGTTATGACAGAGCTTTCTCTGACTTTTGTAAAGGATTTGGTAGCAACATTACCAATGCTGTGGGTTTTCTACAGCAATGAGAACCATGCATGAACCAATGCAGTTGATACTACTTTAAACATTAACTAATCCTGCACATGAATAATATATAAAAGATTTTGCATGTCAAGTTTTAAACATCTTTATAAAACGTGGAATAAGACCAAGCTACCTTCACTGTTGCTAAATAAAACTTCTCTGCATTATAATCTACTTTTAACCAAAGATAcgacaaaaagtaaaataaacaaaaactgatGTGTAACATGGCATTACATTATTAATcatcttttaattaatttaaaaacatgcctgTATATGCTATATATAATAAGTAATATACAAGCAATAGGCAGAAGAATGCTATTTATATTCCCTATGTTATTTATTGGAGGACAGAAGTTAGaagaaatgttataaattgCCAGGACTAGCAGAGAGTTAAATATTATTCTATTATTAGAAAATAACTGCCACTCTGTTGCTGGAAAAACATCACTCCATGTCCACTGAGTGCTGTTagtattttgataaataaattacattttagaacACACTGCATTATTTGAAAAGTCGTTGTTTTAGTGCGGGCTGCTCACTATGGGCTGCAACTGTGCTCCGGGCAGCATGAACTGCATCTGTTGAGCCAACATGGATGCTGCGGCCTTCTGCTGGATCAGGTTGTTCCTCCCGTTAATCTCCAGCTGGGTTTTCAGGTGTGGCGGCGGGTGCAGGTATTTACAGTTCTCACGGGAGCAGCGCccctgaggaggagggaggcgGGAGGACAGATGAGCGTGTGAGCAGACCGACGGGGTGACACTGAGAATAATGTGACACTAAATCAATCAGGGTGTGCCTTGACATAGAAAGCTCACATTATGCAGCAACTGATCTAAGTTTAGCAAAGCACTCATCAATATGATAAAGGTAAATTTGTCAAACTAAATATCAAGAGTCAAGCGTGTTTACAGAGCAGAACTACAAAGTATGTACAGCATATTCTAGTAAAATAAAGCACTAATGAAGTCCCAGAAGACTGCATACTGGATAATTCATGACAAATGGGCAACCACTTTCTAAGAGTGTTCATCATTAAAATGATGTAATCGGAGGAAACAAtattagaaaaacagaaatgtagaaattgaATTGCCGTCATTTAAAGTTGTTTCCACAAGCAAATAATTTGGATCATTAAGGTGCAGTCAAACTGTACTTATCATTTTATACTGTTAACCTTTAAAACAGTGTGAAACGACAGGTGGAGTCTTTGAGCCAGATATCTGAGACAGCTTTAGATTTTTTCACAGAAGACACAAGATGAACCTTGCTGAAAATAGTTAAAGCTGGAGAGTGAAAACACATGCTCGACTCTCACTGTCCTTCTCACCGGATTCTGTATCTCTACCTGGTAGTCGTCAGTCAGTTGATAAACAGGTAACTTCacaggaagagaaaaacaatacaAGTATATGTGACTGACTGCAGCAGATGCGCTTGTTAGGTTCAGACAAGAGCTAAAATGGGATTAAATGGAAAATAGCTTATTTCCTTTGTAATAATAATTAGgggtttgcaaaaaaaatcgcgattcaagctctacagattcaaaacagattcatagaattccaaaaattgattcagatttttttttcttctaatgccatgtatactatcacatgggaaaagtaactacatttacatactgtgaattgttttttttaattgagaatcgtttttgaatgaaaaatcaattttgaattGAATCTTGAGCTTAGAAATTATTATCAAATCGAATCGTGACATTatctgaatcgtgcacccctaaCAACAACGTTTCGTTTACTTGCATTCAAACTAAAACTTGCATAATACTGTCAGTGGTggtggaagtattcagatccttaaagtcaagtaaaagtagcaacaaCACAATTTAAGGATACACTAGTAAAAGTCCTGCTTTCAAACTTAAAACAAAAGTATGTAGTATTATCAGCTAAATgtgcttaaaaataaaaaaatactcaatgcagaaaaatggcCCCTGTGaatgttaacacaattaaattaaatattataattagattagatgtcagcagcattttactgttttaGCTAAAGATATAGTATGACAATGTAACGTATCTTATAAGCtcatcatgttttaaatgtaaagtattaATCAAGTAAAGAAATGCTAGAAATGTCAAACTTATGTATATACTGGAGTAAAACACATAAAGTTCCAAATCTGTACTGAAGTACAgtatttaagtaaatgtacttccaccactggactttaaatatactgtacacatacataccaGCTTTATAAGGTAATGTTGGAAAGATAATCTCTAATTATTGGTTTCTTCATGATCTTTATTACTGCTCACCTTTAGGTCAGAACAGGTTGGCTAACATGAAGTTTAAACTCAAGTAAAGATGAAGTTTATGAAGTACTTTTCTGTATTGGAACACTATTTAATTCCCAATAGAGaccattattataaaaaaaaatgaacatgcTCATCTAATAAACACAGAGAACTATTCATTAACAAATGCAGCATGGTCGCTGAGCTGTGCCACTTGT from Etheostoma spectabile isolate EspeVRDwgs_2016 chromosome 10, UIUC_Espe_1.0, whole genome shotgun sequence harbors:
- the mbnl3 gene encoding muscleblind-like protein 3 isoform X1, coding for MAVSMTMGRDTKWLTLEVCREFQRGTCSRSDAECKFAHPSRSCHVENGRVIACFDSLKGRCSRENCKYLHPPPHLKTQLEINGRNNLIQQKAAASMLAQQMQFMLPGAQLQPITTFPMTPSLATCPSMAFSPYLSHMGPGMGLMSELLPNTPLLVHGSPTGLATMGNGTSAQKHMRTDKLEVCREFQRGNCTRGESDCRYAHPLEAGMVDCSENSVIVCMDYIKGRCSRDKCKYFHPPAHLQARIKAAQHQASHNTASTGLALPPGSMQPLPKRSILEKSNGAAATVFNPSMFHYQQALANMQLQQTAFIPSDPSELLTSDPVELQCVPMETHYCPVPKLLVAAPVALNAVSLSRNSS
- the mbnl3 gene encoding muscleblind-like protein 3 isoform X2 encodes the protein MAVSMTMGRDTKWLTLEVCREFQRGTCSRSDAECKFAHPSRSCHVENGRVIACFDSLKGRCSRENCKYLHPPPHLKTQLEINGRNNLIQQKAAASMLAQQMQFMLPGAQLQPITTFPMTPSLATCPSMAFSPYLSHMGPGMGLMSELLPNTPLLVHGSPTGLATMGNGTSAQKHMRTDKLEVCREFQRGNCTRGESDCRYAHPLEAGMVDCSENSVIVCMDYIKGRCSRDKCKYFHPPAHLQARIKAAQHQASHNTASTGLALPPGSMQPLPKRSILEKSNGAAATVFNPSMFHYQQALANMQLQQTAFIPSVPMMHGATTSTVSSASTPVTNVPFAESAASNQTPPSF
- the mbnl3 gene encoding muscleblind-like protein 3 isoform X3 → MAVSMTMGRDTKWLTLEVCREFQRGTCSRSDAECKFAHPSRSCHVENGRVIACFDSLKGRCSRENCKYLHPPPHLKTQLEINGRNNLIQQKAAASMLAQQMQFMLPGAQLQPITTFPMTPSLATCPSMAFSPYLSHMGPGMGLMSELLPNTPLLVHGSPTGLATMGNGTSAQKHMRTDKLEVCREFQRGNCTRGESDCRYAHPLEAGMVDCSENSVIVCMDYIKGRCSRDKCKYFHPPAHLQARIKAAQHQASHNTASTGLALPPGSMQPLPKRSILEKSNGAAATVFNPSMFHYQQALANMQLQQTAFIPSGSVLCMMPLGDIVPMMHGATTSTVSSASTPVTNVPFAESAASNQTPPSF